The genomic window AACCGGCAAGGATGCCGCACGCGGCAAGGGCACGCTGGTGGCATTGCGGGGCGAAGGCTGGGCGCGCCGCAAGCTGCAGGAACTGGTGGCGGAAGCCAGCGAACTCCTGGCCCCCTACGGCGAAAAGGCCGCGATTCTCATCGCGGCCGCAAGATTCATCGCCGAACGGAAAAGCTGAGCGGATACGTCTCAGCTTTTCATCATCAATCAGCCCTTGAGCGGCGAAATCAGCACTTCGACGCGGCGGTTCTGGGCGCGGCCATCCGACGTGGCATTCGAGGCGATCGGCTGAGACGGGCCAAAGCCGAGCGTCGAAATACGGCGCTGATCGACGCCGCGTGCACCGAGATAGTTTGCAACAGAGGCCGCACGACGCTCGGAAAGCGCCTGGTTGTGCTGCAGGCTGCCGGTGGAATCGGTGTGGCCGTTGATGTCGATCAGCGTGCGGTTGAATTTGTTCAGCACGATGGCGACGGAATCGAGCGTCTGGTAGAACGGCGGAATGACCTGATCCTGATCCGTGGCAAAGGTGATGTTCGACGGCATGTTGAGAACGATGCTGTCGCCACGACGGCTAACGGAAACACCGGTTCCCTGAAGCTGGGCGCGAAGCTCGGCTTCCTGTCCGTCCATGTAGTTGCCGATGGCGCCGCCAGCGAGAGCACCAATGCCCGCACCGATAAGGGCGGCGTTACGGCGACCAACCGGCGAGCCGCCGACAGCCAGACCACCGAGAGCACCAACGACAGCGCCGATGCCGGCACCGCCCGCCGTGTTCGACATCTTCTGCTCGCCCGTATAGGGATCGGTGGTGGTGCAGGCGGAAAGATAGGTGCCGCAAAGGGCGACGATCGCGATTTTTTTGATCATGTATTTTGATGCTCCGAGAGGTTCAGGAGGTAGGACAGTGGAATTCCGGCCTTTTCACGGTACTCTTTACTCCGCCGCGTCTTTCCGGCCAAAACGCTTTTCGATGTAATCGGCCACAAGCGCTTCGAAATCACCGGCAATGTTGGGACCACGCAGGGTGAGCGCCTTTTCCCCGTCGATGAAAACAGGTGCAGCCGGGCTTTCGCCGGTTCCGGGCAGCGAAATGCCGATATCGGCATGTTTGCTTTCGCCGGGGCCGTTGACGATGCAGCCCATGACGGCAACATTCAGCGCCTCGACACCGGGATATTTCTCACGCCAGATCGGCATGTTCTTGCGAATATCGTTCTGGATGTTTTGCGCCAGTTCCTGAAACACAGTGGACGTGGTCCGCCCGCAGCCGGGACATGCCGCCACAACAGGAATGAACTGGCGGAAACCCATGACCTGAAGCAGTTCCTGCGCCACCTGCACTTCGCGGGTGCGATCGCCATTCGGTTCCGGCGTCAGCGAAACGCGGATCGTATCGCCAATGCCATGCTGCAACACGTAACCCATGGCGGCGGACGAAGCGACGATGCCTTTCGAGCCCATGCCCGCCTCGGTCAGGCCCAGATGCAGAGCATGGTTGGATCGTTCCGACAACATCGAATAAACGGCAATCAGGTCCTGAACCTGGCTGACTTTGGCAGACAGAATGATGCGATTGCGCGGCAGTCCGATCTCTTCGGCAAGTTCGGCGGAAATCAGCGCCGACTGAACGATTGCCTCGCGCGTGACCTGACGGGCGGAGAGCGGAAAACCCTGCTCCTTGTTCCTGTCCATCAGCGTCGTCAGCAGTTCCTGATCGAGCGACCCCCAGTTGACGCCGATACGAACAGGCTTGTCATAACGGATCGCCATTTCGACGATCTCGCCGAACTGCTTGTCTTTCTTGTCCTTGAAACCGACATTGCCGGGATTGATGCGATATTTCGCCAGCGCTTCGGCACAGGCCGGATGATCGGCCAGAAGCTTGTGGCCGATATAGTGGAAATCACCGATCAGCGGCACATCCATGCCAAGAAGCAGCAACCGCTCGCGGATTTTCGGCACGGCGGCAGCGCTCTCGTCGCGATCGACGGTAATACGCACCATTTCCGAACCGGCCCGGAAGAGTGCAGCCACTTGGCTGACGGTGGCGTCAATATCCGCCGTGTCGGTATTGGTCATCGACTGCACGACGACGGGCGCACCGCCCCCCACGATGACGCCACCGACGTCTACGGCGACGGATGCACGGCGGGGCTTCGGGTCGTAATCGGCATGTGACGTCATGGCGGTCTCTGGAGCTTGCGGCAAGGTCTTGCAATTGAGGTGAAACAGGCAAGCCTGCTTGTCAACACCCAACGCACTGGAGCTTCTACTTTACCGCAATCATGGCAAAATTCGAGACGCCTATTCCTTGCCCGCACCATCCGCATGACGGGCGAGCCGCGAAAGCAGCAGAACCACCACATGCAGCAACGGCAGAGCGATGAAAACGCTCGCGAGACCCGTATGTTCGGCAATGAAGCCGATGGCGGAAGGAGCCACAAGAATGCCGGAGTATCCCATGGTGGTGACGACGGAGAGCCCGATCCCCGGCGCCAGTCCCGGCATGTTGCCCGCCGCCGAAAAAGCGATGGGCACCATGTTGGAAATGCCGATGCCGGCAATGGCAAAGCCGATAATCACGAAAGTCGAATTGCCGGCGAGGCCGGCAATCAACAGACCGGTGATCGACATGACCGAGCAGAACCGCAGAGTGTTGACCGCGCCGAACTTGTCACGCACTAGGTCGCCGGCAAACCGCATCGCCGCCATGGTCATGGAAAAGGCCGCGAAGGCAAAACCGGACTGCGATACGGAAGCGCCGAGTTCATTGCGCAGATAAAGCGCACCCCAATCGAGGATCGCGCCTTCCGGGATCATCGAGAACAGGGCCATCAGGCCGATGATCCAGGGCAGCGGCGTCAGCGGCAAGCCACCTTTCGGGCGCTCAGTTTCCGGATGCGGACGATCCGCCAGAACCCGCGGCCATGCGATGACCAGAAGCACGAGTGCGATGACGGTGAGTGCAATGGCATGCCCCTGCACGCCGATAGCCGTGATGAGATAACCGCCGAGACCAGCCCCGATGAGACCACCAAGGCTCCAGAAGGCATGGCAGGACGACATGATTGCTCGGCGCATATCGCGCTCCACCGCCACGGCATTGGCGTTCATGGCGACATCCATCGCCCCTGTCAGCCCGCCGAACAGGAAAACCGCAATCACCCCCGCCCAGATGGTGCCGGCCCAGGAAATGAAAAGCAGCGTCGGCAGAAAGATCGCGGCGGTGACGAGGCTCACCGTACGCGAGCCGAAACGGGCGATCTGCGATCCGGCAATCGGCATGAAAACCAGCGAGCCGATACCAAAAACCAGAATGATCAGGCCGAGAGCACTTTCGCTGAGCGACAGGCGTGCGGCAAATTCCGGGATCTTGGGCGCCCATGATCCCATCATGAAGCCATTCATCAAAAACAGCAGCGAGACGCCAAGTCTGTGCCGCGTCAGATAGGATGAGCGTGTGCCTGTCGGCGAAAATGTCGTGGGGCCATTCATCGGCAATATCCTTCAGACTCGACCATGAGAAAACGGGGCAGCGTCATCTTCGCCGCAATGAACATCTACGCCTTTTGCCGACAGCGACTCGACCAATATACGGTCGGCATCCCGTTCCAGCACAAGGCAAAGCGGTGGGGAAAAATCATGGACGTGGAAAGCGGCCTTATGGCCGAGCTTTTCCGTGGTGATGGCGGCGATGACCCGCTGGCTGGCACTACAGGCAAGGCGCTTGAACACCGCATCCTCGAAAACATCCGCCGAAAGGCCCGTCTCGGCTGCAACACCGCAAACACCGAGCACGCACAGATCGGGCCGCATCAATTCAAGCTGCCGAAGAGCCATGGCATCGATCGCCGCACCGACGGCCGGATCGACCTTTCCGCCAATCAGCACCAGACCGATATCGGCCCGGCCCGTCAACTCGGCGGCAATGGCGGGCGTATTCGTCACCACCGTCAGATTGAGGCCGGCCGGGATCGCTCGTGCAATGGCGAGATTGGTGGAGCCGGCATCGATGAAAACCACCATGCCCGGTTCAATGAGCGGAACGACAGCACGCGCCAGCACGGCCTTGCGGTCGGTATCCTCGGCAATCCGCGTTTTGAGCGGCACTGTCGTGCTATCGGAAAGCAGCGCTCCGCCATAAACGCGCAGGCATTCCCCACGCGCCGCCATCTCGCGCAGGTCGCGGCGTACCGTATCTTCGGAGACGCCGAAATTCTGAGCCAGATCCTGCGCCAGCACACGGCCGCTTTGCCGCAACTGCGCAAGGATCAGCGCCTGCCGCTCACTGACGAAATGATCACTCATTGGGACTCATGCATAAACAAGAATAAACGTGCACGAACATGCATAATCAAGTTTCTGCTTGAGTGCAATAAAAAACGCCCGCCGGGAGGGCGGGCGTCTGCAACCTATTGCCGATGAGTTGCGCCGTTATTCGGCGTAGGAGATCAACAAGTCCTTGGCATCGATCTGGTCACCGGGCTTTACCAGAACCTCAGCAATCTTGCCGTCCCGTTCGGCATGCAATGCGGTTTCCATCTTCATGGCCTCGATCGAGAGCAGCACGTCGCCGGCCTTGACCTCCTGACCCTGGTTGATGAAGACGCGGCTGATGACACCAGGCATCGGCGCACCGATATGGGCTGCATTGCCGGGTTCTGCCTTGCGGCGCACCGCGGAGCCGGAGGCGCCATGGGCGCGATCCGGTACCTTGATGCGGCGCGGCTGGCCGTTGATCTCGAAGAACACCGTTACCATGCCCTTGTCGTCCGTGCCGGACGAAGCCTGATTGACGATGACAAGTGTCTTGCCGCGTTCGATATCGGCAAACAGTTCTTCGCCATCCTCCATGCCGTAGAAATAGGCATGGGTGGGCAGCACGGAGACCGGGCCGTATGTCTCGGCGGTCAGCGCGAAATCGGTGAACACCTTCGGATACATCAGATAGGATGCGAACTCGAAGTCATCGACCTTGCGCTCCAGCTTGGTCTCGATCACCTTCCTTTCGGCATCGAGATCGGCATCCGCCAGCAGCGAGCCCGGACGCACCGTATAGGGTGCGTCACCCTTCAGCGCCTTTTTCTGCAGCACTGCTGGCCAGCCGCCAGGCGACTGTCCGAGATCACCCTTCAGCATCGACACCACCGAGTCCGGGAAGGACACTTCACGGTCAGGGTTTTCGACGTCGGCCACTGTCAGGTCCTGGCTGACCATCATCAGCGCCATGTCGCCGACGACCTTGGAGGACGGCGTCACCTTGACGATATCGCCGAACATCCTGTTGGCATCGGCATAGGCCTGCGCCACCTCATGCCAGCGGCTTTCGAGACCCAGCGAACGGGCCTGTTCCTTGAGGTTAGTGAACTGACCGCCCGGCATTTCATGCAGATAGACTTCCGAGGCAGGCCCTTTGAGGTCGCTCTCGAACGCTGCATATTGATTGCGCACGGCTTCCCAATAGAAGGAAATGCGGCGGATCCATTCGGTATCAAGACCCGTATCGCGTTCCGATCCTGCGAGTGCCTCCACGATCGAGCCGAGGCAAGGCTGCGATGTATTGCCGGAGAATGCATCCATCGCGGCATCGACGGCATCGACACCGGCATCCACAGCCGCAAGAACGGTCGCGGCGGAAATGCCCGATGTGTCATGGGTGTGGAAGTGGATCGGCAGGCCGGTCGCCTCGCGCAGCGCCTTGAACAGAACCTTGGCGGCAGCCGGTTTCAGAAGGCCCGCCATATCCTTGACGGCGATGATATGGGCGCCGGCCTTTTCCAGCTCGACGGCGAGGTTGGTATAATATTTGAGATCGTATTTCGGACGTGCCGAATTCAACAGATCGCCGGTATAGCAGATGGTTGCCTCGCAGAGCTTGTTCTCCTCGGCAATCGCATCCATCGACACCCGCATGTTCTCCACCCAGTTCAGGCAGTCGAAGACGCGGAAAAGATCGACCCCGCCCCTTGCAGCCTGACGGACGAAGTACTTCACGACATTATCAGGGTAATTCTTGTAACCGACGCCGTTTGCGCCGCGCAGAAGCATCTGCAACAGCAGGTTCGGCGCACCTTCGCGGATGAGCGACAGGCGCTCCCACGGGTCTTCGGTCAGGAAGCGCATGGAAACGTCGAAGGTCGCACCGCCCCAGCATTCCAGCGATAGAAGCTGCGGCAGCGCCTTGGCGTAAACGCTGGCGACGCGGGCAATATCATGTGTACGGACGCGGGTGGCCAGCAGCGACTGATGTCCGTCGCGCATGGTCGTATCCGTGACCAGCACGCGCTTTTCGTTTCGCATCCAGTCCGCAAAGCCCTTCGGGCCGAGCTTGTCCAGCAATTGCTTGGTGCCGTCAGGCGTCGGCGCATCGATATAGGGCAGGATGGGCTTTGCCGACTTTTCGGAGGGCTTGGCACGACCCTTGGTTTCCGGGTGGCCATTGACGGTCACATCGGCAAGATAGGTCAGAAGCTTGGTGGCGCGGTCCTGACGCTTGACCTGCGCGAACAGCTCCGGCGTCGAATCGATGAAGCGCGTCGTATAGGTGTTGTTGCGGAAACTGTCGTGACCGATGATGGCTTCGAGGAAGGTGAGGTTGGTCGCAACGCCACGGATACGGAATTCGCGCAGCGCGCGGTCCATACGGTTGATCGCCTCATCCGGCTGCGGCGCCCAGGCCGTGACCTTGACCAGCAGGGGATCATAGTAGCGGGTGATAACGGCGCCCGTATAGGAGGTTCCACCGTCCAGACGGATGCCGAAGCCCGAAGCGGAGCGATAGGCGGTGATGCGGCCATAGTCCGGAATGAAGTTGTGTTCCGGGTCTTCCGTCGTAATACGGCACTGGAGCGCATGACCGTTGAGGCGAATATCCTCTTGGCGTGGAACGCCGGATTCCGCCGTACCGATGGCAGCGCCTTCGAGAATATGGATCTGCGCCTTGACGATATCGATGCCGGTCACGACTTCGGTGACGGTATGCTCCACCTGGATGCGCGGATTGACCTCGATGAAGTAGAATTTGCCGGTATCGGCATCCATCAGATATTCTACAGTGCCGGCACCGATATAGTTCGTTGCAGCCGCAATTTTCAGGGAATAGGCGGCCAGTTCCTGACGCTGCGCTTCTGACAGATACGGTGCAGGCGCGCGCTCGACGACCTTTTGATTACGCCGCTGGATCGAACAATCGCGCTCGAACAGATGCACGACATTACCATGCGTATCGCCGAGAATCTGGCTTTCAACGTGGCGCGCACGCTCCACAAGCTTTTCCAGATAGACTTCGTCCTTGCCGAATGCGGCCTTCGCCTCGCGCTTGGCTTCCGTCACCTCACGGGCGAGGTCT from Agrobacterium tumefaciens includes these protein-coding regions:
- a CDS encoding OmpA family protein, whose amino-acid sequence is MIKKIAIVALCGTYLSACTTTDPYTGEQKMSNTAGGAGIGAVVGALGGLAVGGSPVGRRNAALIGAGIGALAGGAIGNYMDGQEAELRAQLQGTGVSVSRRGDSIVLNMPSNITFATDQDQVIPPFYQTLDSVAIVLNKFNRTLIDINGHTDSTGSLQHNQALSERRAASVANYLGARGVDQRRISTLGFGPSQPIASNATSDGRAQNRRVEVLISPLKG
- the ispG gene encoding flavodoxin-dependent (E)-4-hydroxy-3-methylbut-2-enyl-diphosphate synthase, producing the protein MTSHADYDPKPRRASVAVDVGGVIVGGGAPVVVQSMTNTDTADIDATVSQVAALFRAGSEMVRITVDRDESAAAVPKIRERLLLLGMDVPLIGDFHYIGHKLLADHPACAEALAKYRINPGNVGFKDKKDKQFGEIVEMAIRYDKPVRIGVNWGSLDQELLTTLMDRNKEQGFPLSARQVTREAIVQSALISAELAEEIGLPRNRIILSAKVSQVQDLIAVYSMLSERSNHALHLGLTEAGMGSKGIVASSAAMGYVLQHGIGDTIRVSLTPEPNGDRTREVQVAQELLQVMGFRQFIPVVAACPGCGRTTSTVFQELAQNIQNDIRKNMPIWREKYPGVEALNVAVMGCIVNGPGESKHADIGISLPGTGESPAAPVFIDGEKALTLRGPNIAGDFEALVADYIEKRFGRKDAAE
- a CDS encoding MFS transporter, whose product is MNGPTTFSPTGTRSSYLTRHRLGVSLLFLMNGFMMGSWAPKIPEFAARLSLSESALGLIILVFGIGSLVFMPIAGSQIARFGSRTVSLVTAAIFLPTLLFISWAGTIWAGVIAVFLFGGLTGAMDVAMNANAVAVERDMRRAIMSSCHAFWSLGGLIGAGLGGYLITAIGVQGHAIALTVIALVLLVIAWPRVLADRPHPETERPKGGLPLTPLPWIIGLMALFSMIPEGAILDWGALYLRNELGASVSQSGFAFAAFSMTMAAMRFAGDLVRDKFGAVNTLRFCSVMSITGLLIAGLAGNSTFVIIGFAIAGIGISNMVPIAFSAAGNMPGLAPGIGLSVVTTMGYSGILVAPSAIGFIAEHTGLASVFIALPLLHVVVLLLSRLARHADGAGKE
- a CDS encoding DeoR/GlpR family DNA-binding transcription regulator: MSDHFVSERQALILAQLRQSGRVLAQDLAQNFGVSEDTVRRDLREMAARGECLRVYGGALLSDSTTVPLKTRIAEDTDRKAVLARAVVPLIEPGMVVFIDAGSTNLAIARAIPAGLNLTVVTNTPAIAAELTGRADIGLVLIGGKVDPAVGAAIDAMALRQLELMRPDLCVLGVCGVAAETGLSADVFEDAVFKRLACSASQRVIAAITTEKLGHKAAFHVHDFSPPLCLVLERDADRILVESLSAKGVDVHCGEDDAAPFSHGRV
- the pyc gene encoding pyruvate carboxylase; this translates as MKISKILVANRSEIAIRVFRAANELGIKTVAIWAEEDKLSLHRFKADESYQVGRGPHLAKDMGPIESYLSIEEVIRVAKLSGADAIHPGYGLLSESPEFVEACNKAGITFIGPTPDTMRQLGNKVAARNLAISVDVPVVPATNPLPDDIAEVERMAEEIGYPVMLKASWGGGGRGMRAIRKKEDLAREVTEAKREAKAAFGKDEVYLEKLVERARHVESQILGDTHGNVVHLFERDCSIQRRNQKVVERAPAPYLSEAQRQELAAYSLKIAAATNYIGAGTVEYLMDADTGKFYFIEVNPRIQVEHTVTEVVTGIDIVKAQIHILEGAAIGTAESGVPRQEDIRLNGHALQCRITTEDPEHNFIPDYGRITAYRSASGFGIRLDGGTSYTGAVITRYYDPLLVKVTAWAPQPDEAINRMDRALREFRIRGVATNLTFLEAIIGHDSFRNNTYTTRFIDSTPELFAQVKRQDRATKLLTYLADVTVNGHPETKGRAKPSEKSAKPILPYIDAPTPDGTKQLLDKLGPKGFADWMRNEKRVLVTDTTMRDGHQSLLATRVRTHDIARVASVYAKALPQLLSLECWGGATFDVSMRFLTEDPWERLSLIREGAPNLLLQMLLRGANGVGYKNYPDNVVKYFVRQAARGGVDLFRVFDCLNWVENMRVSMDAIAEENKLCEATICYTGDLLNSARPKYDLKYYTNLAVELEKAGAHIIAVKDMAGLLKPAAAKVLFKALREATGLPIHFHTHDTSGISAATVLAAVDAGVDAVDAAMDAFSGNTSQPCLGSIVEALAGSERDTGLDTEWIRRISFYWEAVRNQYAAFESDLKGPASEVYLHEMPGGQFTNLKEQARSLGLESRWHEVAQAYADANRMFGDIVKVTPSSKVVGDMALMMVSQDLTVADVENPDREVSFPDSVVSMLKGDLGQSPGGWPAVLQKKALKGDAPYTVRPGSLLADADLDAERKVIETKLERKVDDFEFASYLMYPKVFTDFALTAETYGPVSVLPTHAYFYGMEDGEELFADIERGKTLVIVNQASSGTDDKGMVTVFFEINGQPRRIKVPDRAHGASGSAVRRKAEPGNAAHIGAPMPGVISRVFINQGQEVKAGDVLLSIEAMKMETALHAERDGKIAEVLVKPGDQIDAKDLLISYAE